A portion of the Streptomyces erythrochromogenes genome contains these proteins:
- a CDS encoding carbonic anhydrase: MSVEAEGREVPGRRRLARAVLTGVAAVGAGLVAGSARVPMAAPPGGGAGSRPTTPESALRELVAGNGRWRTYHERHPDQTRTVRRTLVAGQHPFAVVLGCVDSRVPPELVFDQGLGDLLTVRSAGEVLDEAVLGSIAYGVLELRIPLVVILGHQSCGAVAAAVRAAEGGPLLPGHMQYLVDQIRPAIDRGLRGAARIDAAITANVRLVRGRLAAEPEMAAGIAAGALAVVGARYELTSQRVRLVH; this comes from the coding sequence GTGAGCGTCGAAGCTGAAGGTCGAGAGGTCCCGGGACGGCGTCGGCTGGCCCGGGCGGTGCTGACGGGCGTGGCCGCCGTGGGGGCCGGGCTGGTGGCCGGTTCCGCCCGCGTGCCCATGGCCGCCCCACCCGGGGGAGGGGCCGGATCACGGCCCACCACACCGGAGTCGGCGCTCCGCGAACTGGTGGCGGGGAACGGGCGCTGGCGGACCTACCACGAACGCCACCCCGACCAGACGCGCACCGTGCGGCGCACGCTGGTCGCCGGCCAGCACCCGTTCGCCGTCGTCCTCGGCTGCGTCGACTCCCGCGTCCCGCCGGAGCTGGTCTTCGACCAGGGCCTCGGCGACCTGCTGACCGTGCGCTCGGCGGGCGAGGTCCTGGACGAGGCGGTACTCGGGAGCATCGCCTACGGGGTCCTGGAGCTGCGCATCCCGCTCGTCGTCATCCTGGGACACCAGTCCTGCGGGGCCGTCGCCGCGGCCGTGCGGGCCGCGGAGGGCGGACCGCTGCTCCCGGGCCACATGCAGTACCTGGTCGACCAGATCCGCCCCGCCATCGACCGCGGGCTGCGGGGGGCCGCGCGGATCGACGCCGCGATCACCGCGAACGTACGGCTGGTGCGGGGGCGGCTGGCCGCGGAGCCCGAGATGGCCGCAGGGATCGCCGCCGGGGCGCTGGCCGTCGTGGGCGCCCGGTACGAACTCACCAGCCAGCGCGTGCGCCTGGTGCACTGA
- a CDS encoding ABC transporter ATP-binding protein, with amino-acid sequence MGSPKSPESTPSRGSVLLALRYYGRELARLRRLTAPAMLLPALGNIGIFYVAPLVVAKLVGHVADGGAVGIDAMLPYVLGFAGVLLLAETLWRIGLHCLNRLDARGIEHLYVIGMDELFAKDAAFFHDNFAGSLTKRVLSFASRFEEFVDTLTFSVMGSFVPLLFASVVLWQYEPMLVVGLLALITLTAVCVTPLIRRRQTLVAQREEAIARVSGHVADSLMNMDTVRAFAAEDREAAEHQSRVAQSRRLTLRSWDYGNLRIDTLVAPLSVLTNVLGLLLAVALGAGEHGVEAIIVTFTYYANATRIMFEFNQIYRRLESSMTEAAQFTELLLQPPTVLDPEAPEPLRSESADVRFERVNFSHGGAKPLFEGLDLDVPSGSKIGLVGRSGGGKTTLTRLLLRMTDVDGGRIMIGGQDISRLRQADLRSRLAYVPQDPAMFHRTLRENIAFARPGATDAEIRRAAEAAHVTEFADALPDGFDTMVGERGVKLSGGQRQRVALARAILRDAPILLLDEATSALDSESEILVQEALWRLMEGRTALVVAHRLSTVATMDQLVVLDRGRIVEQGSHRELLATEGAYAKLWKHQSGGFLHDTGTGTAPGTGTVTRARSEPN; translated from the coding sequence ATGGGTTCACCAAAATCGCCCGAAAGCACGCCGAGCAGGGGCTCGGTCCTCCTCGCACTTCGCTACTACGGACGGGAGTTGGCGCGCCTGCGCCGGCTGACCGCTCCGGCCATGCTGCTCCCGGCGCTGGGCAACATCGGCATCTTCTACGTCGCGCCGCTGGTCGTCGCCAAGCTCGTCGGCCACGTCGCCGACGGCGGCGCCGTCGGAATCGACGCGATGCTGCCCTACGTCCTCGGCTTCGCCGGGGTCCTGCTGCTCGCGGAGACGCTGTGGCGGATCGGGCTGCACTGCCTCAACCGGCTCGACGCCCGGGGCATCGAGCACCTCTACGTCATCGGCATGGACGAGCTGTTCGCGAAGGACGCGGCGTTCTTCCACGACAACTTCGCCGGCTCGCTGACCAAGCGGGTCCTCAGCTTCGCCTCCCGCTTCGAGGAGTTCGTCGACACGCTGACGTTCTCGGTCATGGGCAGCTTCGTGCCGCTGCTCTTCGCGTCCGTGGTGCTGTGGCAGTACGAACCGATGCTCGTCGTCGGCCTCCTCGCGCTGATCACCCTGACGGCCGTCTGCGTCACCCCCCTCATCCGCCGCCGCCAGACCCTCGTCGCCCAGCGCGAGGAGGCGATCGCCCGGGTCTCGGGCCACGTCGCCGACAGCCTGATGAACATGGACACGGTCCGGGCGTTCGCCGCCGAGGACCGCGAGGCCGCCGAGCACCAGTCCCGCGTCGCGCAGTCGCGGCGGCTGACGCTCCGTTCGTGGGACTACGGCAACCTGCGCATCGACACGCTGGTCGCACCCCTGTCCGTGCTGACCAACGTGCTGGGCCTGCTGCTCGCCGTCGCCCTCGGCGCGGGGGAGCACGGCGTGGAGGCGATCATCGTCACCTTCACCTACTACGCCAACGCGACCCGCATCATGTTCGAGTTCAACCAGATCTACCGCCGCCTGGAGAGCTCGATGACGGAGGCCGCGCAGTTCACCGAACTGCTCCTGCAGCCGCCCACGGTGCTCGACCCGGAGGCCCCCGAGCCGCTGCGGTCCGAGAGCGCCGACGTCCGGTTCGAACGGGTGAACTTCTCCCACGGCGGGGCGAAGCCGCTCTTCGAGGGCCTGGACCTGGACGTCCCCAGCGGGTCGAAGATCGGTCTCGTCGGCCGCTCGGGCGGCGGCAAGACCACGCTCACCCGGCTGCTGCTGCGGATGACGGACGTGGACGGCGGGCGGATCATGATCGGGGGCCAGGACATCAGCCGGCTGCGGCAGGCCGACCTGCGCAGCCGGCTCGCCTACGTGCCGCAGGACCCGGCGATGTTCCACAGGACGCTGCGGGAGAACATCGCGTTCGCCCGCCCGGGCGCCACCGATGCCGAGATCCGCCGTGCGGCCGAGGCCGCGCACGTCACGGAGTTCGCCGACGCGCTGCCGGACGGATTCGACACCATGGTCGGCGAACGCGGCGTCAAACTGTCCGGCGGACAGCGCCAGCGGGTCGCCCTCGCCCGGGCCATCCTGCGCGACGCGCCGATCCTGCTGCTCGACGAGGCGACCAGCGCCCTGGACTCGGAGAGCGAGATCCTCGTCCAGGAGGCGCTGTGGCGGCTCATGGAGGGCCGCACCGCCCTCGTGGTGGCGCACCGGCTGAGCACGGTGGCCACCATGGACCAGCTCGTCGTCCTCGACCGCGGCCGGATCGTGGAGCAGGGCTCGCACCGGGAGCTCCTGGCCACCGAAGGCGCCTACGCGAAGCTGTGGAAGCACCAGTCGGGCGGATTCCTGCACGACACCGGCACCGGCACGGCCCCCGGCACCGGCACCGTCACCCGCGCGCGCTCCGAGCCCAACTGA
- a CDS encoding AraC family transcriptional regulator, whose product MHPSAINGTVSAHLTRSLVAALADPRAGGLSRLPDLGAEVLGDDRARVSTASLLTVWENLVLTEPHTLIGPLILEEAPIGAFGLWDYLITSGPTLRESLAQAVDLIAVVGDPAAEKLVVEEGGGRFTVRHATGSWGPDVVEAVDLFALSLFLTRARSATGLDIVPSRVTVTHRAPRRSRQLARLFGTDRIHFGAPYNSISFTEDDVRVPLPRAQPGVDRILAQHAELVLAASRPVLGWLDRFRAVLTAAFRDGTVGLEEVACRLAVSPRTLQRRLSEHDTTWREQTERVRHELTLDLLHSTDLPLRAVAGRVGYSDVRVLRRAVRRWSGTTPGELRKAAPADRTG is encoded by the coding sequence ATGCACCCGTCCGCGATCAACGGCACCGTTTCGGCCCACCTCACCCGTTCCCTCGTCGCCGCCCTGGCCGACCCCCGCGCCGGCGGGCTCTCCAGGCTGCCCGACCTCGGCGCCGAGGTGCTCGGCGACGACAGGGCCCGGGTCTCGACCGCGTCGCTCCTGACCGTGTGGGAGAACCTGGTCCTGACAGAACCCCACACCCTGATCGGCCCGTTGATCCTCGAAGAGGCTCCGATCGGCGCCTTCGGGCTCTGGGACTACTTGATCACCAGCGGGCCGACCCTGCGGGAATCCCTCGCGCAGGCCGTGGACCTGATCGCCGTGGTCGGTGATCCGGCGGCGGAGAAACTGGTCGTGGAGGAGGGCGGCGGCCGCTTCACCGTCCGCCATGCGACGGGCAGTTGGGGACCGGACGTGGTCGAGGCCGTCGATCTCTTCGCCCTGTCGCTCTTCCTGACCCGCGCCAGGTCGGCGACCGGCCTCGACATCGTTCCGTCCCGGGTCACGGTCACCCATCGGGCGCCCCGCCGGTCCCGGCAGCTGGCCCGGCTGTTCGGCACCGACCGGATCCACTTCGGTGCGCCGTACAACTCGATCTCCTTCACCGAGGACGACGTACGGGTGCCGTTGCCCAGGGCCCAGCCGGGGGTGGACAGGATCCTGGCGCAGCACGCGGAACTGGTCCTGGCGGCCTCCCGGCCCGTACTCGGCTGGCTCGACCGCTTCCGGGCCGTGCTCACCGCGGCCTTCCGGGACGGCACCGTCGGCCTGGAGGAGGTGGCCTGCCGTCTGGCGGTGAGCCCCCGCACGCTCCAACGACGGCTCTCCGAGCACGACACGACGTGGCGCGAGCAGACCGAGCGCGTACGGCACGAGCTCACCCTGGACCTGCTGCACAGCACCGACCTGCCGCTCCGGGCGGTGGCCGGCCGGGTCGGGTACAGCGACGTCCGGGTCCTGCGCCGCGCGGTGCGCCGCTGGTCGGGAACGACCCCGGGCGAACTCCGCAAAGCCGCTCCGGCCGACCGGACCGGGTGA
- a CDS encoding cytochrome P450, which translates to MATHARPGPLPPPSPAGRPVPELDPALVRDWQAGGGELIDLFAQARARLGGVAAFRLGPHPTVLVTAPEAVQHVLALRPDLYVKRSHRARLLIGDGLLAATGDAWQRQRRVLQSQFTGRGMRRYEQRISEAARTAAARWAAYARDGQVLDVGEEMRRFALDTIWRSLTGHPLDPGTERELAAVPAVVAALPSLPADGVAAQGAVAAELARIDALSGRAIAAARTAGAGPHGPGLLHVLLEAADTSPEYTDRLIRDELVTLLVAGHETTATTLTWLHLLLDRYPQARERALAAGAEGSPERHRAVQALVHETLRFYPSAWILPRHAAGDDVLAGYAIEAGTDVLVCPYLTHRDPGTWEDPGRFDPDRFLTPGRRPTRPGSYAPFGLGPRACLGLQFALRESTVLLEHLLPAHVPHFHSVPAKAAYGLTVRPDGPTPATLGAVATI; encoded by the coding sequence GTGGCCACCCACGCCCGCCCCGGCCCCCTCCCGCCCCCGTCCCCGGCCGGCCGCCCGGTTCCCGAACTGGACCCCGCCCTCGTACGGGACTGGCAGGCCGGGGGAGGGGAGCTCATCGACCTGTTCGCCCAGGCCCGCGCGCGGCTCGGCGGGGTCGCCGCCTTCCGGCTCGGCCCGCACCCCACCGTCCTGGTCACCGCACCCGAAGCAGTCCAGCACGTCCTCGCGCTGCGGCCCGACCTGTACGTGAAGCGCTCGCACCGGGCCCGGCTGCTGATCGGCGACGGGCTCCTGGCCGCGACCGGGGACGCCTGGCAACGCCAACGCAGGGTGCTCCAGTCCCAGTTCACCGGACGCGGGATGCGCCGCTACGAGCAGCGGATCTCCGAGGCCGCGCGGACCGCCGCGGCGCGCTGGGCGGCGTACGCCCGCGACGGACAGGTCCTCGACGTCGGCGAGGAGATGCGCCGCTTCGCCCTGGACACCATCTGGCGGTCCCTGACCGGCCACCCCCTCGATCCCGGCACCGAACGTGAACTGGCCGCCGTGCCGGCCGTGGTGGCCGCGCTGCCCAGCCTCCCCGCCGACGGCGTCGCCGCCCAGGGGGCGGTGGCCGCCGAACTGGCCCGTATCGACGCCCTGTCGGGCCGCGCCATCGCCGCCGCCCGCACCGCCGGGGCGGGCCCCCACGGCCCGGGTCTGCTGCACGTCCTGCTGGAGGCGGCCGACACCTCCCCCGAGTACACCGACCGGCTGATCCGGGACGAGCTCGTCACCCTGCTGGTCGCCGGCCACGAGACCACCGCGACCACTCTGACCTGGCTCCACCTCCTGCTCGACCGCTACCCGCAGGCGCGGGAGCGGGCACTCGCCGCGGGCGCGGAAGGCTCCCCCGAACGGCACCGGGCGGTGCAGGCACTCGTCCACGAGACACTGCGCTTCTACCCGTCGGCCTGGATCCTGCCCCGCCACGCGGCCGGTGACGACGTTCTCGCCGGGTACGCGATCGAGGCCGGCACCGACGTGCTGGTCTGCCCCTACCTCACCCACCGGGACCCCGGGACCTGGGAGGACCCCGGCCGCTTCGACCCGGACCGCTTCCTCACCCCCGGCCGGCGGCCCACCCGCCCCGGCAGCTACGCCCCCTTCGGCCTGGGCCCCCGGGCCTGTCTGGGCCTGCAGTTCGCCCTCCGGGAGTCGACCGTCCTCCTCGAACACCTGTTGCCCGCCCACGTCCCGCACTTCCACTCCGTCCCCGCCAAGGCCGCCTACGGCCTCACCGTCCGCCCCGACGGCCCCACCCCCGCGACCCTCGGCGCCGTCGCGACCATCTAG
- a CDS encoding saccharopine dehydrogenase NADP-binding domain-containing protein, whose protein sequence is MTSDRILVVGGYGAVGATVVSTLDGWFPGRVVVAGRDEGRARRLGGVRADAADPEGFRRTLEGLGDVVAVVLCVEPPDTRVARVCLERGVHLVDIGATRRLLDGVADLHDLAAGAGATAVLSVGVAPGLTNLLARRAHEAVGGAERIDLTVLLGAGERHGADAVRWTVEGLAGPPAGAPLRTTLPGHGRRTAHPFPFSDQHTLPRTLGVGQVTTRLCLDSKPLTSALFGLRAAARRPAVRRALTAAFGRVHLGGDGFAVRADARRGDLHAAWAVTGRVQSRVTALVAAYVTRELLTGSAPAGVHHIEQLPALAGLPEALGAHGLTVWDRHAAVLGT, encoded by the coding sequence GTGACATCGGACAGGATCCTCGTGGTCGGGGGCTACGGCGCCGTGGGCGCCACGGTGGTCTCCACACTCGACGGCTGGTTCCCCGGCCGGGTCGTCGTCGCCGGGCGCGACGAAGGCAGAGCACGCCGGCTCGGCGGCGTACGCGCCGACGCGGCCGATCCGGAAGGATTCCGGCGGACGCTGGAGGGGCTGGGAGACGTGGTGGCCGTCGTGCTGTGCGTGGAGCCGCCCGACACCCGTGTCGCGCGCGTCTGCCTGGAACGCGGCGTGCACCTCGTCGACATCGGTGCCACCCGGCGGCTGCTCGACGGGGTGGCGGACCTGCACGACCTCGCCGCCGGGGCCGGGGCCACGGCCGTGCTCAGCGTGGGCGTCGCCCCCGGCCTGACCAACCTCCTCGCCCGCCGGGCGCACGAGGCCGTGGGCGGCGCCGAGCGCATCGACCTCACGGTGCTGCTGGGCGCCGGAGAGCGGCACGGCGCCGACGCCGTGCGCTGGACCGTCGAAGGCCTGGCCGGGCCGCCGGCCGGAGCTCCGCTGCGGACCACCCTGCCCGGTCACGGCAGGCGCACCGCGCACCCGTTCCCCTTCTCCGACCAGCACACGCTGCCCCGCACGCTCGGCGTCGGGCAGGTGACCACCCGGCTGTGCCTGGACTCGAAGCCGCTGACCTCCGCGCTGTTCGGGCTGCGGGCGGCCGCCCGCCGGCCGGCCGTGCGGCGGGCCCTGACCGCCGCCTTCGGCCGGGTCCACCTGGGAGGCGACGGCTTCGCCGTCCGGGCCGACGCCCGGCGCGGGGACCTCCACGCGGCCTGGGCCGTCACCGGGAGGGTGCAGAGCCGCGTCACCGCCCTGGTCGCCGCGTACGTCACCCGGGAACTGCTCACCGGCTCCGCGCCCGCCGGGGTCCACCACATCGAGCAACTTCCCGCCCTGGCAGGCCTCCCGGAGGCCCTCGGTGCCCACGGGCTCACCGTCTGGGATCGCCACGCCGCCGTGCTCGGCACCTGA
- a CDS encoding DUF305 domain-containing protein: MTSKRSLFRRAAAVVSAGAAAVVLAACSGGASPDGHDGHGAAAASASPSAPASTRAPAAQGQHNEADAAFAKGMVPHHRQAVEMADLAPSRARSAEVKKLAEDIRKAQDPEIKTLSGWLASWGEQVPAEGAMDHSAHGTSGMMTAEQMDKLKNASGAAFDTAFMELMVEHHEGAVAMAKTEQAQGAFPAAKAMAEGIVTSQSAEIAQMNKLLGKS; this comes from the coding sequence ATGACCAGCAAGCGTTCCCTCTTCCGTCGCGCCGCCGCCGTCGTATCGGCGGGCGCGGCCGCCGTCGTGCTCGCCGCCTGCAGTGGCGGCGCGAGCCCGGACGGGCACGACGGCCACGGCGCCGCGGCCGCCTCGGCGTCCCCGTCGGCCCCCGCGTCGACCCGGGCCCCGGCCGCCCAGGGGCAGCACAACGAGGCCGACGCCGCCTTCGCCAAGGGGATGGTCCCCCACCACCGCCAGGCCGTGGAGATGGCCGATCTGGCTCCCTCCCGCGCCCGGTCCGCGGAGGTGAAGAAGCTCGCCGAGGACATCAGGAAGGCCCAGGACCCCGAGATCAAGACCCTGTCCGGATGGCTGGCCTCCTGGGGCGAGCAGGTGCCCGCCGAGGGCGCCATGGACCACTCCGCGCACGGCACGTCCGGGATGATGACCGCGGAACAGATGGACAAGTTGAAGAACGCCTCGGGCGCGGCGTTCGACACCGCCTTCATGGAGCTGATGGTCGAGCACCACGAGGGCGCGGTGGCGATGGCGAAGACGGAGCAGGCGCAGGGCGCCTTCCCCGCGGCCAAGGCGATGGCCGAGGGGATCGTCACCTCCCAGTCCGCGGAGATCGCGCAGATGAACAAGCTCCTCGGCAAGAGCTGA
- a CDS encoding DUF6153 family protein — protein sequence MTRTRHSTNRRPSARGAALLVLVLAVLTGILGMHALGPAPAPAPLPASAAVSAGAHHAAAGDHGAAAVEPAGGDCSHSAGGSGHAEHADATCAAAGVASAYSPPALAEALVGLPGASSRDAAEPVAAAGARAPPDLAELQLLRI from the coding sequence GTGACCCGCACCCGCCACTCGACGAACCGACGCCCCTCGGCGCGCGGTGCGGCGCTGCTGGTGCTGGTACTGGCGGTGCTGACCGGGATCCTCGGCATGCACGCCCTGGGCCCGGCTCCGGCCCCGGCTCCGCTCCCGGCATCCGCTGCCGTGTCCGCGGGCGCCCACCACGCTGCGGCCGGGGACCACGGGGCTGCCGCCGTCGAACCGGCGGGCGGGGACTGCTCGCACTCCGCGGGCGGTTCGGGCCACGCCGAGCACGCCGACGCCACCTGCGCCGCTGCCGGCGTCGCCTCCGCGTACTCGCCCCCCGCGCTCGCCGAGGCGCTCGTGGGCCTCCCCGGGGCGTCCTCGCGGGACGCCGCCGAGCCGGTGGCCGCGGCGGGCGCCCGGGCTCCGCCCGATCTGGCCGAACTGCAGCTGCTGCGGATCTAG
- a CDS encoding PLP-dependent cysteine synthase family protein: MSSPSTRTTRPARGAALSGLVGNTPLLRVSEPFAPEGRGFWAKLEGFNPGGIKDRPGLHMVERARARGDLLPGARIIESTSGTLGLGLALAGMVHGHPVTLVTDPGLEPSMTKLLTAYGAQVNVVAEPHPAGGWQEARRERVRQLMARNPGSWCPDQYNNPDNTGAYTPLALELATELGHIDVLVCSVGTGGHSAGVSRVLRQLYPQLELVGVDTIGSTIFGQPARPRLMRGLGSSIFPRNVAYGNFGEVHWVAPSEAVWACRQLAGSHYATGGWSVGAVALVAGWLARTRPADTRIAAVFPDGPQRYLGTVYDDDYCAAHGLLDAPPAAEPEVVGRVDEKEVTRWTRCAAVVDPLSVEERAAGSPERAEVSDR; this comes from the coding sequence ATGTCCTCTCCGTCCACACGGACCACCCGGCCCGCCCGCGGCGCCGCCCTGTCCGGGCTCGTCGGCAACACCCCGCTCCTGCGCGTGTCCGAGCCCTTCGCCCCCGAAGGCCGCGGCTTCTGGGCCAAGCTGGAGGGCTTCAACCCCGGTGGCATCAAGGACCGGCCGGGCCTGCACATGGTCGAACGGGCCCGCGCCCGCGGCGACCTGCTGCCCGGCGCCCGGATCATCGAGTCCACCAGCGGCACCCTCGGCCTGGGGCTCGCCCTGGCCGGCATGGTCCACGGGCATCCGGTCACGCTGGTCACCGACCCGGGCCTGGAGCCGTCCATGACGAAACTGCTGACCGCCTACGGCGCCCAGGTCAACGTCGTGGCCGAGCCCCACCCCGCCGGCGGGTGGCAGGAGGCCCGCCGCGAGCGGGTACGGCAGCTGATGGCCCGGAATCCCGGATCCTGGTGCCCCGACCAGTACAACAACCCCGACAACACCGGCGCGTACACGCCGCTCGCGCTGGAACTCGCCACCGAGCTGGGGCACATCGACGTCCTGGTGTGCAGCGTGGGCACCGGCGGGCACTCCGCGGGCGTCTCCCGGGTGCTGCGGCAGCTCTACCCGCAGCTGGAGCTGGTCGGCGTGGACACCATCGGCTCGACGATCTTCGGCCAGCCCGCCCGGCCCCGCCTGATGCGCGGGCTGGGATCGAGCATCTTTCCCCGCAACGTCGCCTACGGCAACTTCGGCGAGGTGCACTGGGTGGCGCCGTCCGAAGCGGTCTGGGCCTGCCGACAGCTCGCCGGCTCGCACTACGCCACGGGCGGCTGGAGCGTCGGCGCCGTCGCCCTGGTCGCCGGCTGGCTGGCCCGGACCCGGCCGGCGGACACCCGTATCGCCGCGGTCTTCCCCGACGGTCCCCAGCGGTACCTAGGCACCGTCTACGACGACGACTACTGCGCGGCCCACGGGCTCCTCGACGCCCCGCCGGCCGCCGAACCGGAGGTCGTCGGACGCGTCGACGAGAAAGAGGTCACCCGCTGGACCCGGTGCGCCGCCGTCGTCGATCCGCTGTCCGTCGAGGAGCGGGCCGCCGGGTCCCCGGAACGGGCGGAGGTCTCCGACCGGTGA
- a CDS encoding MFS transporter, with translation MKGTLAQVRSYDGSVQLLMVNQFTINLGFYMLMPYLAAHLSGSLGLAGWLVGLVLGVRNFSQQGMFLIGGTLADRLGYKPMIIAGLVLRVVGFAALGLVDSVPALLAASAATGLAGALFNPATRAYLAADAGDRRVEAFALFNVFYQAGILLGPLVGMVLAGAGFRVTCLTAAGIFAVLSLVQIRSLPARRAGGAGTEQGGARETVPAQWRGILANRPFLLFAAAMTGSYVLTFQVYLALPLEVRRLGGDGAFAGAATAALFAVSGLSTVLFQTRVTAWCTARTTPGRALTGGLLVMGGAFVPLLLAAAVPVPDGGPGRWLLAAGPPALAALLLAVGTMIAYPFEMDTIVRLSGDRLVATHYGLYNTVCGIGITAGNLLTGAALDAARASGAPALPWLSLAALGALCAAAVRWLHRSGRLADPVPAGRTEPAAA, from the coding sequence GTGAAGGGCACCCTCGCGCAGGTCCGCTCCTACGACGGCAGCGTCCAACTGCTGATGGTGAACCAGTTCACCATCAACCTCGGCTTCTACATGCTGATGCCGTACCTCGCCGCGCACCTGTCCGGCTCGCTGGGACTGGCCGGCTGGCTCGTCGGCCTGGTCCTCGGCGTACGCAACTTCAGCCAGCAGGGCATGTTCCTGATCGGCGGCACCCTCGCCGACCGGCTCGGCTACAAACCCATGATCATCGCGGGGCTGGTGCTGCGCGTCGTCGGCTTCGCCGCCCTCGGACTCGTCGACTCCGTACCCGCCCTGCTGGCGGCGTCCGCCGCCACCGGGCTGGCGGGGGCCCTGTTCAACCCGGCGACCCGGGCGTACCTGGCCGCGGACGCGGGTGACCGCCGGGTGGAGGCGTTCGCCCTGTTCAACGTCTTCTACCAGGCCGGCATCCTGCTCGGGCCGCTGGTGGGGATGGTCCTGGCCGGGGCCGGGTTCCGCGTCACCTGCCTGACGGCGGCCGGGATCTTCGCCGTGCTGAGCCTCGTACAGATCCGCAGCCTGCCCGCACGCCGGGCGGGCGGGGCGGGCACGGAGCAGGGCGGCGCGCGGGAGACGGTACCGGCCCAGTGGCGGGGGATCCTCGCCAACCGGCCGTTCCTGCTCTTCGCGGCCGCGATGACCGGCTCGTACGTGCTGACCTTCCAGGTGTACCTGGCACTGCCGCTGGAGGTCCGGCGCCTCGGCGGCGACGGGGCCTTCGCGGGGGCGGCGACGGCGGCGCTGTTCGCCGTGTCGGGGCTGAGCACCGTCCTGTTCCAGACGCGGGTGACCGCCTGGTGCACGGCGCGCACAACGCCGGGCCGGGCGCTGACCGGGGGTCTGCTGGTGATGGGCGGCGCGTTCGTACCGCTGCTCCTGGCGGCGGCCGTACCGGTGCCGGACGGGGGTCCGGGGCGGTGGCTGCTCGCCGCCGGGCCGCCGGCGCTGGCGGCGCTGCTGCTCGCCGTCGGCACGATGATCGCCTATCCGTTCGAGATGGACACGATCGTCCGGCTCTCCGGGGACCGGCTCGTCGCGACGCACTACGGGCTCTACAACACGGTCTGCGGGATCGGCATCACCGCGGGCAACCTGCTCACCGGTGCTGCCCTCGACGCGGCCCGGGCCTCGGGTGCGCCGGCACTGCCGTGGCTGTCACTGGCCGCCCTGGGAGCCCTGTGCGCCGCCGCGGTCCGGTGGCTGCACCGCAGCGGGCGGCTCGCGGATCCCGTCCCCGCCGGGCGGACGGAGCCGGCCGCCGCCTGA